The following are encoded in a window of Brevibacillus ruminantium genomic DNA:
- the hisD gene encoding histidinol dehydrogenase: protein MRIIQADGYDAKRSVEAGSEQQRQAVRAILEEVRQRGDEAVRDYTERFDRVRLEQFLVTEEEFAEAEDLVSPEVKAALAEAAENIRDFHQRQVRQSWFATKESGTLLGQIVRPLQRVGLYVPGGTAAYPSSVLMNAVPAKIAGVPEIVITTPPGADGKINPAILAAARIAGVTEIYKVGGAQAIAALTYGTEKIKRVDKIVGPGNIYVALAKREVFGLVSIDMVAGPSEIVVLADETANPRYVAADLLSQAEHDPMSAAVLVTPSQALAEATAREIERQLAELPRRSIATASLENFGAILLVKDLEEGFAVVNRLAPEHLEIMVENPFEQLGKVENAGAIFLGPYSSEPVGDYFAGTNHIIPTNGTARFSSPLSVDDFIKKSSVVSYSKQDLRKNGHKIVALAEQEGLQAHGRAIQERLNDFAKEEEETGQ, encoded by the coding sequence ATCCGGATCATACAAGCAGATGGCTATGATGCCAAGCGTTCGGTTGAGGCGGGCAGCGAACAGCAGCGCCAAGCCGTGCGAGCGATTCTGGAGGAGGTTCGTCAGCGGGGGGATGAGGCTGTCCGTGATTATACGGAGCGATTTGACCGCGTCCGTCTGGAGCAGTTTCTGGTCACCGAGGAGGAATTTGCAGAAGCAGAGGATCTGGTTTCGCCAGAAGTGAAGGCGGCCCTTGCCGAGGCAGCAGAGAATATTCGCGATTTTCACCAGCGGCAGGTACGCCAATCGTGGTTTGCCACCAAAGAGAGCGGCACACTGCTCGGACAAATTGTACGTCCGTTACAACGGGTGGGCCTCTATGTGCCGGGCGGAACTGCGGCGTACCCGTCCAGTGTGCTGATGAATGCTGTTCCGGCGAAAATAGCCGGAGTACCTGAAATCGTGATCACCACGCCTCCGGGAGCGGATGGAAAAATCAATCCGGCGATTTTGGCAGCGGCTCGGATTGCCGGCGTAACGGAGATCTATAAGGTTGGGGGAGCACAAGCGATTGCAGCACTTACCTACGGAACGGAGAAAATCAAACGCGTGGATAAAATTGTGGGACCGGGCAATATCTACGTTGCTCTGGCCAAGCGGGAAGTCTTTGGGCTGGTCAGCATTGATATGGTTGCGGGACCGAGCGAAATCGTGGTGTTGGCTGATGAGACGGCCAATCCGCGTTATGTAGCGGCTGATCTTTTGTCCCAGGCTGAGCATGATCCGATGTCGGCCGCTGTGCTGGTTACACCTTCGCAGGCATTGGCAGAAGCCACAGCCCGGGAGATCGAGCGGCAATTGGCAGAGCTTCCGCGCCGTTCAATCGCTACCGCTTCTTTGGAGAATTTTGGAGCTATTTTGCTGGTGAAGGATCTGGAGGAAGGGTTTGCTGTAGTGAACCGATTGGCACCCGAGCATTTGGAAATCATGGTGGAAAATCCGTTTGAGCAGCTTGGGAAAGTGGAAAATGCAGGCGCCATCTTCCTCGGTCCGTACTCATCAGAGCCGGTGGGTGATTACTTCGCCGGAACCAATCACATTATTCCGACCAACGGAACCGCCCGTTTTTCTTCTCCCTTGTCGGTGGATGACTTTATCAAAAAATCCAGTGTCGTCTCCTACAGCAAGCAGGATTTGCGGAAAAACGGACACAAGATCGTGGCGCTGGCCGAGCAGGAAGGGCTGCAGGCACACGGACGTGCTATCCAGGAGCGGTTGAATGATTTTGCCAAAGAAGAGGAGGAAACCGGCCAATGA
- the hprK gene encoding HPr(Ser) kinase/phosphatase yields MRKTKVSHLMDQFHMKLLSGEEGLGREITVTDLSRPGLQLAGYYSYYAEERIQLFGLTEINFLQTLGREEKLERMRFLMQDKTPCLCVARNLQVPEEVLQVSNERGLPVLQSSLATTTLVGKVTNYLENRLAPTTTIHGVLTDIYGVGVLIMGSSGIGKSEAALELVKRGHRLVADDAVEIRQTQGEQLVGSAPELIQHLLEIRGVGIINVMTMFGAGAVRNVKNIAMVVQLELWEPHKQYERLGLDEETIKIMDTEIPIITVPVRPGRNLAVIIEVAAMNFRLKRMGYNAAVHFSKKQSEMIFEDTDSDL; encoded by the coding sequence GTGCGGAAGACAAAAGTAAGTCATCTGATGGATCAGTTTCATATGAAGCTGTTAAGTGGAGAAGAGGGTTTGGGTAGAGAGATCACCGTGACGGACCTGAGTCGTCCAGGTCTCCAGCTTGCTGGGTATTACTCCTATTACGCCGAAGAGCGCATACAGCTATTCGGCCTGACCGAAATCAATTTTCTTCAGACATTGGGCAGAGAAGAAAAGCTGGAGCGGATGCGCTTTTTGATGCAGGACAAGACTCCCTGTCTATGTGTGGCACGCAATCTCCAGGTTCCGGAGGAAGTGCTGCAGGTATCCAATGAACGCGGACTTCCCGTGCTGCAGTCTTCGCTGGCCACAACTACGCTCGTAGGCAAGGTGACCAACTATCTGGAGAACCGGCTGGCTCCGACCACCACGATTCACGGTGTGCTGACCGATATATACGGGGTGGGTGTCCTGATCATGGGCTCCAGCGGAATCGGGAAAAGCGAGGCAGCGTTGGAGCTGGTGAAGCGCGGGCATCGTCTGGTTGCCGATGACGCGGTCGAAATCCGGCAGACACAGGGAGAGCAGCTGGTCGGCAGCGCACCGGAGTTGATTCAGCATCTGCTGGAGATTCGTGGGGTAGGCATTATTAACGTGATGACCATGTTTGGCGCCGGGGCTGTGCGCAATGTGAAAAACATCGCGATGGTTGTACAGTTGGAGCTGTGGGAGCCGCATAAGCAATATGAGCGTCTCGGCCTCGATGAAGAGACGATCAAAATTATGGATACGGAGATTCCTATTATCACGGTACCGGTCCGACCAGGTCGAAATCTGGCCGTCATTATCGAGGTAGCGGCGATGAATTTCCGTTTGAAGAGGATGGGCTACAATGCAGCCGTTCACTTTTCCAAAAAGCAGTCTGAGATGATTTTTGAAGATACCGATTCCGACCTGTAG
- a CDS encoding accessory gene regulator ArgB-like protein, whose protein sequence is MGWSEKISTRIAKGIKGDNTEHTEEQLSHGIEIFLLNLLNFVCLFIISYLLGIVWEVLFLSIIYYLHRLVTGGVHMSTPFSCLIVGTLTLSGIGYLGAHLPLLSTSAASIWIIVSMSVSFMINLRYAPAAHTYLPTNEKIRGICKKIALFSILIGCFFILFLVVYHQKLALIYSLAVLLQSLHLHPVSYRLVAGLEKMREKGGLS, encoded by the coding sequence ATGGGATGGTCAGAAAAAATTTCGACTCGCATCGCAAAAGGGATCAAGGGAGATAACACGGAACATACCGAGGAGCAGCTCTCCCATGGTATCGAAATCTTTCTCTTAAATCTGCTGAATTTTGTCTGCCTCTTCATCATTTCTTATTTGCTTGGCATCGTTTGGGAGGTCCTTTTCCTCTCCATCATCTATTATCTTCATCGTCTAGTCACCGGGGGTGTTCATATGAGCACTCCTTTCTCTTGCCTGATTGTCGGTACGCTTACCCTTTCCGGCATCGGATATTTGGGGGCTCACTTGCCTTTGCTATCCACATCGGCGGCATCGATTTGGATAATCGTGTCGATGAGTGTTTCCTTCATGATCAACCTCCGTTATGCCCCTGCTGCCCACACCTATTTGCCCACGAACGAGAAAATTAGGGGAATTTGTAAAAAAATTGCACTATTTTCAATCTTGATAGGTTGTTTCTTTATACTTTTTCTGGTAGTATATCACCAGAAACTAGCATTGATTTACTCACTCGCGGTACTGCTTCAGTCACTTCACCTCCATCCGGTCTCATACCGGTTGGTGGCCGGTCTCGAAAAAATGAGAGAAAAGGGTGGTTTATCATGA
- a CDS encoding phage holin family protein translates to MIRWVIKLILNGAALLMISQWFESITISSFGVAVWAAFILGVVNTIIRPILLFFSLPLHLLTLGLFWFVINALTFALTAYMINGFEVGNWPDSFWTVLMAAALMSLFGWIIEGVVPKQKG, encoded by the coding sequence ATGATTCGTTGGGTCATCAAGCTTATATTGAACGGTGCAGCTCTTTTGATGATCAGTCAGTGGTTCGAGTCGATCACGATTTCCAGCTTTGGGGTAGCGGTGTGGGCAGCATTTATACTGGGGGTGGTGAATACGATCATCCGTCCCATTTTGCTGTTTTTTTCGCTGCCCCTGCATTTGCTTACGCTGGGGTTATTCTGGTTTGTCATCAATGCGCTTACGTTTGCCCTGACTGCCTATATGATCAACGGCTTTGAGGTGGGGAATTGGCCGGATTCGTTCTGGACTGTTCTGATGGCTGCTGCCCTGATGAGCCTGTTCGGTTGGATCATCGAGGGAGTGGTTCCCAAACAGAAAGGTTGA
- a CDS encoding acyltransferase has protein sequence MSRQTRRFPVHGANPLWQLYRTVSFWKVVKNFAVIQLARYTPFLSWKNWLYRTFLRIEIGEQTAVALMVMMDVMFPELIKIGRNCVIGYNTTILAHEYLVEEYRLGEVRIEDRVLVGANSTILPGVTIGEGAIVAAGTVVHKNVPPGAFVGGNPMQIIREGTASQSNEERTT, from the coding sequence ATGAGCAGACAGACCAGACGATTTCCCGTCCACGGGGCAAATCCGCTGTGGCAGTTATATCGCACCGTCAGCTTTTGGAAGGTGGTCAAGAATTTTGCCGTGATCCAGCTCGCCCGCTATACGCCGTTTCTCTCCTGGAAAAATTGGCTCTATCGAACGTTTTTGCGCATCGAGATTGGCGAGCAGACGGCTGTAGCGCTGATGGTCATGATGGATGTGATGTTCCCCGAGCTTATTAAAATCGGTCGCAACTGTGTGATTGGCTACAATACGACGATTCTTGCCCATGAATATCTGGTGGAGGAATACAGGCTGGGAGAAGTCCGGATCGAGGATCGCGTGCTGGTAGGGGCCAACAGCACCATATTGCCTGGTGTGACGATTGGAGAGGGAGCCATTGTCGCTGCGGGGACGGTTGTTCACAAGAATGTTCCCCCTGGGGCATTTGTAGGAGGAAACCCGATGCAGATCATCCGCGAGGGAACGGCTAGTCAGTCGAATGAAGAGCGGACAACGTAA
- a CDS encoding ATP-binding protein, whose amino-acid sequence MEFLLRFLFVDIPEALLLLAIGFALFNQSIFTHRKKTLLFSILFSLSGEVLGLLNVSYQPKIAMMFLLYIVFILVIFRVRPYVGFSMSIAAMGSMILAEFTLLLLFNSMQIYWQDILSTTFMQNLVSAVYLSVLLLISFLIRMVKFDLRKMLPQNRHNRYLFMLILVGSVEFLLILFMNTTFFLRKNNSPIIQIYSPDYQLLFQLFILALFIVLVLLFRIYVKLTINRVEAETETPYLQNINDLLTAIRSIKHDSLNHYTAIHGFLKEGMDERGKEYVQHLLQETVSIEQAVETSVQVLEGIENPAVSSLLQSKMAICIAERISCHIQISGNHQFPFIRTYDLIKIVGNLFDNAIRATSYELEENRYIKLEWGETNREQFFYIENSGPTIPKEKLAEIFQLGYTTKSNGEGGVGLAVVKSVTERYGGKIKVQSEQGITSFRISFHV is encoded by the coding sequence TTGGAGTTCCTGCTTCGTTTTCTGTTTGTCGATATACCTGAGGCCCTCTTGCTTCTCGCCATCGGCTTCGCATTATTCAATCAATCTATTTTTACACACCGGAAGAAAACGCTGCTGTTCAGTATTCTTTTCTCGCTTTCAGGAGAAGTGCTAGGCCTGTTGAACGTCTCTTATCAGCCAAAGATCGCCATGATGTTCTTGTTGTACATTGTGTTTATCCTCGTCATCTTTCGAGTCAGGCCGTACGTCGGATTTTCCATGTCGATTGCTGCGATGGGCAGTATGATTCTCGCTGAATTTACGTTATTGCTTCTTTTTAACAGCATGCAGATTTATTGGCAAGATATTCTGTCCACCACATTTATGCAAAACTTGGTTAGTGCTGTGTATCTCTCCGTATTGCTGCTGATCTCTTTTCTGATTCGAATGGTCAAGTTTGACTTGCGGAAAATGCTTCCTCAAAACAGACATAACCGCTACCTGTTCATGCTGATTCTGGTTGGCAGCGTCGAATTCCTATTAATCTTGTTTATGAACACGACATTCTTTCTCAGAAAGAATAATTCACCCATCATCCAAATTTATTCGCCCGATTATCAGCTTCTTTTTCAACTTTTTATCTTGGCTCTATTTATCGTACTTGTTCTCTTATTTCGCATATACGTCAAACTCACGATCAACCGGGTTGAAGCTGAAACGGAAACGCCTTATCTGCAAAATATCAATGACTTGCTTACTGCGATACGCTCGATCAAACATGATTCACTTAACCACTACACGGCGATCCACGGTTTTCTGAAGGAGGGCATGGACGAGAGAGGCAAAGAGTACGTCCAACATCTGCTGCAGGAAACCGTATCAATCGAACAAGCTGTCGAAACCAGCGTGCAGGTTCTGGAGGGAATTGAAAATCCAGCCGTGTCTTCTCTGCTCCAATCAAAGATGGCGATCTGTATCGCCGAACGAATCTCCTGCCATATCCAGATATCCGGCAATCATCAGTTTCCTTTTATCCGTACATACGACCTGATCAAAATCGTCGGTAACCTGTTTGACAATGCGATTCGGGCCACTTCCTACGAACTGGAGGAAAACCGCTATATTAAGCTGGAGTGGGGCGAAACAAACAGGGAACAATTCTTCTATATTGAAAACAGCGGACCTACGATTCCTAAAGAGAAATTGGCAGAGATCTTTCAGCTTGGATATACAACCAAAAGCAATGGCGAAGGAGGCGTTGGACTGGCAGTCGTAAAATCGGTCACAGAACGATATGGCGGCAAGATCAAGGTACAATCTGAACAAGGCATTACCAGCTTCCGTATTTCCTTTCACGTGTAA
- the hisF gene encoding imidazole glycerol phosphate synthase subunit HisF, with translation MLAKRIIPCLDVKDGRVVKGVQFVGLRDAGDPVELAKKYSEEGADELVFLDISASHEGRKTMVDVIEQTAANITIPFTVGGGINSVDDMRRILRAGADKISLNTAAVLRPELIREGATVFGSQCVVVAIDARQVGEKKWEVYTHGGRNATGRDLIEWAREAEALGAGEILITSMDDDGEKKGFGIELTRLVAEAVGIPVIASGGAGSREHFFDVLTRGSADAALAASIFHYEETSIQAVKEYLLAKGVDIRP, from the coding sequence ATGCTGGCCAAGCGAATCATTCCCTGTCTTGATGTCAAGGACGGACGAGTTGTAAAAGGCGTGCAATTCGTGGGCTTGCGTGATGCAGGCGACCCGGTCGAGCTGGCGAAAAAGTACAGTGAGGAAGGGGCAGACGAGCTTGTCTTCCTCGATATCTCTGCTTCACACGAAGGGCGGAAAACGATGGTAGACGTGATCGAACAGACCGCGGCCAACATCACGATCCCCTTTACCGTAGGTGGCGGAATCAACAGTGTCGATGACATGAGACGCATTTTGCGGGCGGGGGCCGACAAAATCTCGTTGAACACAGCAGCGGTGCTGCGGCCTGAGCTGATCCGTGAGGGCGCCACCGTGTTTGGTTCCCAGTGCGTCGTCGTGGCGATTGATGCTCGTCAGGTGGGAGAGAAAAAGTGGGAAGTGTACACCCATGGTGGTAGAAATGCGACAGGCAGAGATTTGATAGAGTGGGCCAGGGAAGCGGAAGCCTTGGGTGCAGGTGAAATCCTTATAACAAGTATGGACGACGATGGCGAAAAGAAGGGCTTTGGGATTGAATTGACTCGTCTTGTCGCCGAAGCCGTAGGAATACCGGTGATTGCCTCAGGCGGTGCGGGCAGTCGGGAGCATTTTTTCGATGTGTTGACCAGAGGGAGTGCGGATGCTGCTTTGGCTGCTTCTATTTTTCATTACGAAGAGACCTCGATACAGGCAGTAAAAGAGTATTTGCTCGCGAAAGGAGTCGACATCCGGCCATGA
- the hisH gene encoding imidazole glycerol phosphate synthase subunit HisH — protein MIGIIDYGMGNLYSLSKAVERLGYRYEFVSRPERLDDFSGVILPGVGAFGDAMKNIRELGLAEGISAFTASGRPVLGICLGMQLLFEKSAEHGEHAGLGLLGGEAVRFVGNYKVPHMGWNQLTLQKEHPLLRGVSSGEYVYFVHSYHVRVSDPQVLLAAADYHQQVTAIVGQDQVYGMQFHPEKSGETGMRLLANFAQLCKGEKR, from the coding sequence ATGATCGGCATTATCGACTATGGCATGGGCAATCTGTACAGCTTGAGCAAAGCGGTTGAAAGACTGGGCTACCGCTATGAATTTGTCTCGCGTCCGGAGCGTCTGGACGATTTTTCCGGAGTCATTCTGCCGGGAGTAGGTGCTTTTGGGGATGCCATGAAGAATATCCGTGAGCTCGGGCTGGCTGAGGGCATTTCGGCTTTCACGGCATCGGGTCGACCCGTCTTGGGGATATGCCTGGGAATGCAGCTTTTATTTGAGAAGAGCGCGGAGCACGGGGAGCATGCGGGACTCGGACTCTTGGGCGGGGAAGCTGTGCGCTTTGTCGGAAACTATAAGGTGCCGCATATGGGCTGGAATCAGTTGACACTCCAAAAGGAGCATCCCTTGCTTCGGGGCGTGTCGAGCGGGGAGTACGTCTATTTTGTCCACTCCTATCATGTTCGGGTCAGCGATCCACAGGTTCTGCTGGCTGCCGCGGATTACCATCAGCAGGTGACAGCTATCGTCGGGCAGGACCAGGTGTATGGCATGCAATTCCATCCGGAAAAGAGCGGAGAGACAGGAATGAGGCTGCTGGCCAACTTTGCGCAGCTGTGTAAGGGGGAGAAGAGATGA
- the hisB gene encoding imidazoleglycerol-phosphate dehydratase HisB: protein MNEMKKRTAQIARKTNETDIALTFSVDGAGESRQDSGVPFLDHMLDLFTKHGHFDLTVKAKGDIEIDYHHTVEDIGICLGQTLREALGDKKGIKRYGNAFVPMDDALAQVVIDISNRPHLEYRAVYPSPVVGQFPTELVHEFLWKFALEARINLHVILHYGHNTHHMIEAIFKALGRALDEATAIDPRVKGVPSTKGVL, encoded by the coding sequence ATGAACGAGATGAAGAAACGGACGGCACAAATCGCGCGCAAGACTAATGAAACAGACATTGCCCTGACGTTTTCCGTCGATGGAGCAGGGGAGAGCCGGCAGGATTCGGGCGTGCCTTTTTTGGACCATATGCTCGATCTGTTTACGAAGCACGGTCATTTTGATCTGACTGTGAAGGCCAAGGGAGACATCGAAATTGATTACCACCACACCGTCGAGGATATCGGCATATGTCTCGGGCAGACGCTGCGGGAAGCGCTCGGCGATAAAAAAGGCATCAAGCGCTACGGCAATGCATTTGTCCCCATGGACGACGCCCTGGCCCAAGTCGTAATCGATATCAGCAATCGCCCCCATCTGGAGTATCGAGCGGTCTACCCGTCGCCGGTCGTGGGCCAGTTTCCCACAGAGCTGGTGCATGAATTTCTCTGGAAATTTGCCCTGGAAGCGAGAATCAATCTGCACGTCATTTTGCACTATGGTCACAACACACATCATATGATCGAAGCGATATTCAAGGCGTTGGGACGTGCCCTGGACGAAGCGACTGCGATTGATCCGCGGGTAAAAGGAGTCCCGTCAACCAAAGGGGTTTTATAA
- the hisIE gene encoding bifunctional phosphoribosyl-AMP cyclohydrolase/phosphoribosyl-ATP diphosphatase HisIE — MTAMLNIEELRFDENGLIPAIVQDAVSKEVLTLAYMNKESLALTLETKETWFWSRSRQELWHKGATSGHTQRIVSLKYDCDGDALVVLVVPQGPACHTGVYSCFSAQVCLEAGEDTVVAKESVSSAVERDRFAIFNELEQLIASREAERPEGAYTTYLFEKGVDKILKKVGEEAAEVIIAAKNRSHEELRYEAADLLYHLLVLLREQKLPLDEVLAELKKRR, encoded by the coding sequence ATGACAGCGATGTTAAATATAGAAGAACTTCGTTTTGACGAGAACGGTTTGATTCCTGCCATCGTACAGGATGCTGTCAGCAAAGAAGTGCTGACGCTCGCCTATATGAATAAAGAGTCACTGGCCTTGACGTTGGAAACAAAAGAGACGTGGTTTTGGAGTCGATCCCGCCAGGAACTGTGGCATAAAGGGGCGACTTCCGGTCACACACAGCGGATCGTTTCGCTGAAGTATGACTGTGATGGAGATGCGCTTGTGGTGCTGGTGGTGCCCCAGGGACCTGCCTGCCACACCGGAGTGTACAGTTGTTTCTCCGCCCAAGTTTGTCTGGAAGCTGGGGAGGATACGGTAGTTGCAAAGGAGAGCGTGTCCTCGGCAGTCGAGCGTGACCGCTTTGCTATTTTCAATGAGTTGGAGCAATTAATCGCTTCACGTGAAGCTGAACGTCCAGAAGGTGCGTATACCACGTATCTATTTGAAAAAGGTGTCGACAAGATTTTGAAAAAGGTAGGCGAGGAAGCGGCCGAGGTGATTATCGCGGCGAAGAATCGCAGTCATGAGGAGCTTCGTTACGAAGCCGCTGACCTTCTATACCATCTTCTGGTTCTGCTGCGAGAGCAGAAGCTTCCGCTAGACGAAGTATTGGCTGAGTTAAAAAAGCGCAGGTAA
- the hisA gene encoding 1-(5-phosphoribosyl)-5-[(5-phosphoribosylamino)methylideneamino]imidazole-4-carboxamide isomerase: MSVKQSFTIYPAIDIRGGKCVRLFQGDYAQETVYADSPLEMAKEWEAQGADWIHLVDLDGAKDGLPVNGELIKEIARSVRVPVQVGGGIRTEEQISDYLDAGVARVILGTAAIEDEPFTERILRRYREKIAIGLDCRNGMVATRGWLTTTDVSAAELAGRLVSYGAETFIYTDIARDGTLTGPNVDEISALARATGKTVIASGGVSVLDDLVDLHRFSGEGVGGAIVGKALYTKAFSLTEAAARLRECE; this comes from the coding sequence ATGAGTGTGAAGCAAAGCTTTACCATTTATCCGGCGATCGATATTCGCGGCGGCAAATGTGTGCGGTTGTTCCAGGGTGATTACGCCCAGGAGACGGTCTACGCCGATTCACCGCTGGAGATGGCAAAGGAATGGGAGGCCCAAGGGGCTGACTGGATTCATCTGGTCGATCTGGATGGAGCCAAAGACGGACTGCCGGTAAATGGGGAGCTGATCAAGGAGATTGCCCGCTCCGTTCGAGTTCCGGTGCAGGTAGGCGGAGGGATTCGTACAGAGGAGCAGATCAGTGATTATCTGGATGCGGGCGTAGCCCGTGTCATTCTGGGAACGGCGGCTATCGAGGATGAACCGTTTACGGAGCGTATTCTCCGTCGTTATCGGGAGAAGATTGCCATCGGTCTGGACTGTCGCAACGGCATGGTCGCGACACGCGGCTGGCTCACTACGACGGATGTCAGTGCGGCTGAATTGGCGGGGCGTCTCGTATCCTATGGCGCGGAAACCTTTATCTACACCGATATCGCTCGTGACGGCACTTTGACCGGTCCCAATGTAGATGAGATTTCTGCACTGGCGCGCGCGACCGGAAAAACAGTGATTGCCTCTGGTGGAGTCAGCGTTCTGGACGATCTGGTGGATCTGCACCGCTTTTCCGGTGAAGGGGTAGGCGGTGCTATTGTAGGAAAGGCGTTGTATACCAAGGCATTTTCGTTGACGGAAGCAGCGGCTCGCCTGAGGGAGTGTGAATAG
- a CDS encoding ATP phosphoribosyltransferase regulatory subunit → MTKPLGFEKPLGMRDILPESLAKQRHLERELRACIEPWGYQEIITPSLEYYDTVGIASVTLTDRMFRLLDKQGHTVVLRPDMTSPIARVVSSLYKDVPFPIRLFYQSNVFRAQEKEAGRNAEFFQTGIELIGDASVDADAEAIALAVFCLQAAGVETFRIAIGHVDFVEGLLEEIVQDEEERSQFRRFLYERDFVGFRQLADQLAISQEEKRRLHALLTLRGGKGKIEEARELTGNGKARRAVETVYSLWEALEAYGVTEALLLDFNLISNMDYYTGVVFEGYAADLGSPLLGGGRYDRLLEQFGRPAPATGFAIKMDRLLQVAPSLEQPQSRPVHLYYTDDNRGKALAAAQQMRQEGRIVVTKRVRDRVEADLELAEDVVLFL, encoded by the coding sequence ATGACGAAGCCGTTGGGATTTGAAAAGCCTTTGGGCATGCGGGATATACTGCCGGAATCACTGGCAAAGCAACGGCATTTGGAGCGCGAACTTCGCGCGTGTATCGAACCATGGGGGTACCAGGAGATTATTACGCCGTCGCTGGAGTATTACGACACAGTGGGGATCGCCAGTGTCACCCTGACGGACAGGATGTTCCGGCTACTGGACAAACAGGGGCATACGGTCGTGCTGCGCCCTGATATGACATCGCCAATTGCGCGGGTCGTCTCCTCTTTGTACAAAGACGTGCCATTTCCCATTCGGTTATTTTACCAAAGCAATGTGTTCCGGGCGCAGGAAAAAGAGGCTGGTCGAAATGCCGAGTTTTTCCAGACAGGGATCGAGCTGATCGGGGATGCCAGCGTGGATGCAGATGCGGAAGCGATTGCGCTGGCGGTGTTCTGTTTGCAGGCTGCGGGAGTGGAGACCTTTCGAATTGCGATTGGCCATGTGGACTTTGTAGAAGGACTGCTTGAGGAGATCGTACAGGATGAAGAGGAGCGCTCCCAATTTCGCCGTTTTTTGTACGAACGTGACTTCGTCGGGTTTCGCCAGTTGGCCGATCAGCTTGCGATATCGCAGGAGGAAAAAAGAAGACTGCATGCGCTGCTGACCCTGCGCGGAGGGAAAGGGAAAATCGAGGAAGCACGTGAGCTCACCGGAAACGGCAAAGCGCGGCGAGCGGTCGAAACGGTTTACTCTTTGTGGGAAGCGCTGGAGGCGTATGGCGTGACAGAGGCACTGCTGCTCGATTTCAACCTGATCAGCAACATGGATTACTATACCGGCGTCGTGTTTGAAGGCTATGCCGCCGACTTGGGTTCACCGCTCCTCGGAGGAGGCAGGTACGATCGGCTGCTGGAGCAGTTTGGGCGTCCTGCCCCAGCGACCGGTTTTGCCATCAAAATGGATCGCTTGTTGCAGGTGGCGCCATCGCTCGAACAGCCGCAATCACGGCCTGTTCACTTGTACTACACGGATGACAACCGAGGCAAAGCACTGGCAGCAGCTCAGCAGATGCGCCAAGAAGGCCGGATCGTGGTGACAAAGCGGGTGCGTGATCGGGTGGAAGCGGATTTGGAACTGGCAGAAGATGTCGTGCTTTTCTTATAG
- the hisG gene encoding ATP phosphoribosyltransferase, translated as MSLSDQERKLTIAMPKGRIFEEAVSFLQQAGLQVTAELQDSRKLVIPVKNTSLEFILAKPTDVPTYVEYGVADVGVVGKDVLLEEERDVYELLNLQIGYCRMMVAGLADWKPTEAPRVATKYPRIASRYFREQGQQVEVIKLNGSVELAPLIGLADRIVDIVSTGRTLQENGLVELEHICEITTRLIANRASYRMKSEAVDAIAQKFLEVIPK; from the coding sequence ATGAGCTTGTCTGATCAAGAACGGAAATTGACGATTGCCATGCCAAAGGGAAGAATTTTTGAAGAGGCTGTCAGCTTTTTGCAGCAGGCGGGCTTGCAGGTAACCGCTGAATTGCAGGATTCTCGAAAGCTGGTGATTCCTGTGAAAAACACCAGTCTGGAGTTCATACTGGCCAAGCCGACCGATGTGCCTACGTATGTCGAATACGGGGTAGCGGACGTGGGTGTGGTGGGCAAGGACGTTTTGCTGGAAGAAGAGCGTGATGTATATGAGCTGCTGAACCTGCAGATCGGCTATTGCCGGATGATGGTCGCGGGTCTGGCGGATTGGAAGCCGACCGAAGCGCCTCGGGTAGCGACCAAATATCCGCGCATCGCTTCCCGCTATTTCCGCGAACAGGGACAGCAGGTGGAGGTTATCAAGCTGAACGGCTCCGTTGAGCTTGCCCCGCTGATCGGTTTGGCTGACCGGATCGTCGATATCGTCTCCACAGGGCGGACCCTGCAGGAAAATGGTTTGGTCGAGCTGGAGCATATTTGCGAAATTACAACGAGACTGATTGCTAATCGGGCCAGCTATCGGATGAAAAGTGAAGCGGTGGATGCAATTGCGCAGAAGTTTTTGGAGGTAATCCCCAAGTGA